A single window of Sporosarcina sp. Marseille-Q4943 DNA harbors:
- a CDS encoding b(o/a)3-type cytochrome-c oxidase subunit 1: MLKNYLFPKKEARLYMSFMHVTFAALLIGGLMGLLQTLSRSGQFQLPFGINYYTILTVHGVILGLVLTTFFIVGFQFSLMGKTVGISAKQRQWAWIAFWTMLVGTTIAATTILVGQANVLYTFYAPLRAHAAFYIGLALVIVGSWIAVFVNFRQLYVWKKANPGQKSPLLAFMVVINMAMWFIASLGVASSVLIQFIPWSLGYAATINVLLSRTLFWYFGHPLVYFWLLPAYMAWYAIIPKIIGGKLFSDSLARMSFILLLMFSIPVGFHHQLTEPGIDPTWKFIQVVLTFMVVIPTLMTAFSIFATFEITGRRKGHKGLFGWFKHLPWKDVRFLAPFIGMVAFIPGGAGGIVNASHQMNTLIHNTIWVTGHFHLTAATTVILTFFGIAYWLVPHLTGRRLTPKLNKLGIIQTIIWTVGMTIMSTAMHIQGLLGGPRRSDFSNYAGGEQVSTWISYQGAQAVGGTILFIGIILMIYIFIQLAFFAPRGVEEFPIAEEEVDADPTPKILENWYLWIGITIALILFAYTIPVIDIIKHSPPGSLPFDWPIGR; encoded by the coding sequence ATGCTGAAAAACTATCTGTTTCCGAAGAAAGAAGCCCGACTCTATATGTCGTTCATGCATGTGACATTCGCGGCATTGCTGATCGGCGGTCTCATGGGGCTGTTGCAAACACTGTCCCGCTCCGGACAATTCCAATTGCCGTTCGGGATTAACTACTACACGATTTTAACTGTGCACGGCGTCATTCTAGGGTTAGTGTTAACTACGTTTTTCATCGTCGGCTTCCAATTTTCCCTTATGGGGAAAACGGTCGGCATATCTGCTAAACAACGTCAATGGGCATGGATTGCGTTCTGGACGATGCTTGTCGGTACGACTATCGCCGCAACGACCATTCTCGTCGGCCAAGCGAACGTACTGTACACATTTTACGCTCCGTTGCGTGCGCATGCTGCATTTTACATCGGGTTGGCATTGGTCATCGTCGGAAGCTGGATTGCCGTGTTTGTCAACTTCCGTCAGCTATACGTCTGGAAGAAAGCGAATCCGGGACAGAAATCTCCATTGCTCGCCTTCATGGTCGTCATCAATATGGCGATGTGGTTCATCGCTTCACTCGGCGTGGCTTCGTCCGTATTGATTCAATTCATCCCTTGGTCGCTAGGGTACGCGGCTACAATCAACGTGTTATTGAGCCGTACGCTGTTCTGGTATTTCGGACACCCGCTCGTCTATTTCTGGCTGTTGCCTGCTTATATGGCATGGTATGCAATCATCCCAAAAATTATTGGCGGAAAATTGTTCAGCGACTCTCTAGCAAGAATGTCATTCATTCTATTGCTCATGTTCTCAATTCCGGTCGGCTTCCATCACCAATTGACAGAGCCGGGAATCGATCCGACGTGGAAATTCATCCAAGTCGTCCTGACATTCATGGTTGTCATACCGACGTTAATGACGGCGTTCTCGATCTTTGCTACCTTTGAAATAACAGGCCGTCGAAAAGGACATAAAGGGCTTTTCGGCTGGTTCAAGCACTTGCCTTGGAAGGACGTTCGTTTCCTTGCACCGTTCATTGGAATGGTTGCATTCATTCCTGGAGGCGCCGGCGGTATCGTCAACGCTTCCCACCAAATGAATACGCTCATCCATAATACGATCTGGGTGACAGGCCACTTCCATTTGACGGCTGCGACAACAGTCATCTTAACCTTCTTCGGTATTGCCTATTGGCTCGTCCCCCACTTGACGGGAAGACGCTTGACACCGAAATTGAATAAGCTTGGGATCATCCAAACGATCATTTGGACAGTCGGTATGACAATCATGTCAACAGCGATGCATATCCAAGGTCTCCTTGGCGGTCCGAGACGTTCCGACTTCTCAAATTATGCAGGCGGCGAGCAGGTCAGCACGTGGATCAGCTATCAAGGGGCACAAGCTGTTGGCGGAACGATCCTGTTCATCGGGATTATCCTGATGATCTATATTTTCATCCAACTCGCGTTCTTCGCACCGCGCGGCGTGGAGGAATTCCCGATTGCGGAAGAAGAAGTGGATGCCGACCCGACTCCGAAGATTTTGGAAAACTGGTATTTATGGATCGGGATTACGATCGCTCTCATCCTCTTCGCCTACACAATCCCGGTCATCGACATTATCAAACACTCCCCACCAGGGTCATTGCCGTTTGATTGGCCGATTGGAAGATAA
- a CDS encoding C40 family peptidase: MRILSRMQKSIAYFAIAYVLLFAPFIGQAEASSSDTASISETASSLVGIKYAYGGTTTAGFDCSGYVNYVFKQHGIKLSRTSSGMYASGTKVDKSDLEEGDLVFFNTSGKGVSHVGIYIGDGEFAHSSSSKGVSIAKLNDPHYWGKRYVGAKRITGSSDVAFNN; the protein is encoded by the coding sequence ATGAGAATACTATCACGCATGCAAAAGTCTATTGCGTATTTTGCAATTGCCTATGTATTATTGTTCGCGCCATTCATTGGTCAAGCTGAAGCGTCATCATCCGACACGGCTTCAATTTCAGAAACGGCTTCGAGCCTGGTAGGCATAAAATATGCTTATGGCGGCACAACGACAGCTGGCTTTGATTGTTCCGGATATGTAAATTATGTTTTCAAGCAACATGGCATTAAATTATCCCGTACTTCATCCGGTATGTACGCTTCCGGAACAAAAGTCGACAAAAGCGATCTTGAAGAAGGGGATCTTGTATTTTTCAATACATCCGGCAAAGGGGTTTCCCATGTCGGCATCTATATCGGTGATGGCGAATTCGCACATTCATCTTCATCTAAGGGCGTCAGCATCGCCAAGCTCAACGATCCTCATTACTGGGGCAAGCGGTACGTCGGAGCGAAGCGAATAACGGGCTCCAGTGACGTTGCATTTAACAATTGA
- a CDS encoding cytochrome c oxidase subunit 2A: protein MATGNSKKRPEQQSGNPHTGINLKGTFISVMLLGVFILVTWFGLYALFLSR from the coding sequence ATGGCTACAGGCAATTCAAAGAAGCGTCCGGAACAACAATCCGGCAATCCTCATACCGGAATCAATCTGAAAGGGACCTTCATCTCAGTCATGCTGTTAGGTGTTTTTATCCTAGTGACATGGTTCGGACTTTACGCACTATTTTTATCTAGATAA
- the secA2 gene encoding accessory Sec system translocase SecA2, with protein MLSIFKRSNQTSERQLRKYRKVVQHINDLESKYEKFSDEELAHMTEVFKEQIQEGETVQAILPDAFAIVREASKRVLGMRHFDVQLIGGMVLAEGNIAEMPTGEGKTLVASLPSYLRALEGKGVHVITVNDYLARRDYDQIGQIHRFLGLTVGLNVPMMQGPAKQNAYMADITYGVGTEFGFDYLRDNMVQHTSQKVQRPYHFAIIDEVDSVLIDEAKTPLIVAGKMQADPDLHFIAARLAKRFKKGVDFDFDDETKATSLTDEGIEKVEKAFGIDNLYELEHQTLYHYMIQAVRAFVIFKRDVDYIVKDDKIELVDMFTGRIMEGRTLSDGLHQAIEAKEGLPITDENKAQAQITIQNYFRMYPKLSGMTGTAKTQEKEFREVYNMEVIQIPTNRPRARIDSPDKVFQTIEQKYEAVAKEVAKRHKKGQPVLVGTTSILQSEKVAEYLDRENLTYHLLNAKSVEQEVDLISQAGQRGHITVATNMAGRGTDIMLGEGVEDLGGLYVLGTEKHESRRIDNQLRGRSGRQGDQGESQFFISLEDDMFKRFAKEDLEKFNKKVVVDEDGLVQNSDVNELTERTQRIVEGAHFAMREYNLKLDDVINDQRGVLYTLRDKVLERENLFDQLKTMMSEAVEFVVYDSCPEHETPDNFEFDRIEATMNGLLLVTVTLPRNLEKPSDILKFYEEPVADLFAYLDTFADNEQVNEIIPQVMLSHIDTMWVKHLDVMARLKEGIGLRSYGQEDPMRIYQREGLQLFATHYQKLRRNIASEVIGFMKLISQQQEAQQS; from the coding sequence ATGCTATCAATTTTCAAACGTTCAAATCAAACGAGCGAAAGACAACTTCGCAAATATCGTAAAGTTGTCCAACACATAAATGACTTGGAATCAAAATATGAAAAGTTTTCAGATGAAGAACTTGCCCATATGACAGAAGTGTTCAAAGAGCAGATCCAGGAAGGCGAAACTGTACAGGCCATCCTTCCAGACGCATTTGCCATAGTCCGTGAAGCTTCGAAACGGGTTTTAGGCATGCGTCATTTTGACGTTCAGCTCATCGGCGGAATGGTACTCGCTGAAGGCAATATCGCAGAAATGCCGACTGGCGAAGGAAAGACGCTTGTCGCCTCCCTTCCCTCCTATTTGCGCGCGCTTGAAGGCAAAGGAGTACACGTTATTACTGTCAACGATTATCTTGCAAGACGTGACTATGACCAAATCGGCCAGATCCACCGTTTTCTCGGCTTGACGGTCGGCTTGAACGTCCCGATGATGCAAGGGCCTGCGAAGCAGAATGCTTATATGGCTGATATTACATACGGTGTCGGAACGGAGTTCGGGTTTGATTACCTACGGGACAATATGGTCCAGCATACTTCACAAAAGGTGCAGCGCCCGTATCACTTCGCCATCATCGATGAAGTGGACAGCGTATTGATCGACGAGGCGAAAACGCCGTTGATCGTCGCAGGTAAAATGCAGGCTGATCCAGATCTTCATTTCATCGCTGCGAGACTCGCGAAGCGGTTCAAAAAAGGCGTTGATTTTGATTTTGACGATGAAACGAAAGCGACTTCCCTTACCGATGAAGGCATCGAGAAAGTGGAGAAGGCGTTCGGCATCGACAATCTCTATGAACTTGAGCACCAAACACTCTATCATTATATGATTCAAGCTGTTCGCGCCTTCGTCATCTTTAAACGTGATGTCGATTACATCGTGAAAGATGACAAGATTGAACTTGTCGATATGTTCACGGGCCGCATTATGGAAGGCCGCACGCTTTCCGATGGCCTCCACCAGGCGATCGAGGCGAAGGAAGGCTTGCCGATAACGGATGAGAATAAAGCCCAAGCGCAAATTACGATCCAGAACTATTTCCGGATGTATCCGAAGCTTAGCGGCATGACGGGAACGGCGAAGACACAGGAGAAGGAATTCCGTGAAGTGTATAACATGGAAGTCATCCAAATCCCTACGAACCGCCCTCGTGCCCGTATCGATTCGCCGGATAAAGTGTTTCAGACGATCGAACAAAAATACGAAGCGGTTGCAAAAGAAGTGGCGAAACGCCATAAAAAAGGACAACCCGTACTCGTCGGGACGACTTCCATTCTCCAATCCGAGAAAGTCGCCGAGTATTTGGACCGCGAGAACCTTACGTATCATCTATTGAATGCGAAAAGTGTCGAGCAGGAAGTGGATCTCATTTCCCAGGCGGGACAACGCGGCCATATTACTGTTGCAACGAATATGGCGGGACGTGGAACGGACATCATGCTCGGTGAAGGTGTCGAGGACCTCGGCGGACTATACGTCCTCGGAACGGAAAAACACGAAAGCCGCCGGATCGACAACCAGCTGCGCGGACGTTCAGGACGTCAAGGGGACCAAGGGGAAAGCCAATTCTTCATTTCGCTTGAAGATGATATGTTCAAACGTTTTGCGAAGGAAGACCTTGAGAAATTCAATAAGAAAGTCGTTGTGGATGAAGACGGCCTTGTTCAAAACTCTGATGTGAACGAACTGACTGAACGTACGCAGCGGATCGTCGAAGGCGCACATTTCGCGATGCGCGAATACAATTTGAAACTCGATGACGTCATCAATGATCAGCGCGGCGTCCTTTATACGTTGCGGGATAAAGTGCTTGAGCGCGAAAATCTTTTCGATCAATTGAAAACAATGATGTCTGAGGCGGTGGAATTCGTCGTCTACGATAGCTGTCCGGAACATGAAACACCGGATAACTTTGAATTCGATCGAATTGAAGCCACGATGAACGGATTATTGTTGGTAACGGTCACGCTTCCGCGGAATTTGGAAAAGCCATCCGACATATTGAAGTTTTATGAAGAGCCGGTTGCCGACCTGTTTGCCTATCTCGATACGTTCGCCGATAATGAACAGGTTAATGAAATCATCCCGCAAGTGATGTTAAGCCATATCGACACGATGTGGGTGAAACATCTGGATGTAATGGCACGCCTTAAGGAAGGGATCGGATTGCGGTCATACGGCCAAGAGGATCCGATGCGTATTTATCAACGTGAAGGCTTGCAACTATTCGCTACGCACTATCAGAAATTGCGCCGGAATATCGCATCCGAAGTTATCGGCTTTATGAAGCTCATTTCACAACAACAGGAGGCCCAACAGTCATGA
- a CDS encoding glycosyltransferase family 4 protein produces the protein MLFLAMAAAFIASIILTPLVIKFAFRIGAVDHPNYRKVHASVMPRIGGMAIFGAFVIGYLLLRPSDEHAIGILVGAIIIIVTGFLDDMLEITAKAKLIGQLAAAIVVVTWGGLQIEFINLPFFGPFDFGYLSIPITIIWIIGITNAINLIDGLDGLAAGVSTIALISITVMAMIMGEMFVVATAAILAASSLGFLFYNFHPAKIFMGDTGSLFLGYMISVLALLGYKNVAMISLIIPIIILGVPISDTFFAIIRRVRMKQPISAPDKSHLHHCLLRAGFSHRQTVLIIYGLAILFGVAAVLFSQATVWGAIVLIAVMLIAIELFVEIIGLAGTNYRPLLNLVRMIGK, from the coding sequence ATGTTATTCCTTGCAATGGCTGCTGCATTCATAGCCTCCATCATACTGACTCCGCTTGTCATAAAATTCGCGTTCCGTATCGGGGCGGTCGATCATCCGAACTATCGGAAGGTGCATGCATCCGTCATGCCGCGTATCGGAGGGATGGCAATATTCGGTGCATTCGTCATCGGTTATTTATTATTGCGCCCATCAGATGAGCATGCTATCGGAATTCTTGTTGGAGCCATCATCATTATTGTCACAGGCTTCCTCGATGATATGCTTGAAATCACCGCCAAGGCGAAGCTGATTGGCCAATTGGCTGCAGCGATCGTCGTCGTTACATGGGGCGGCTTACAAATCGAATTTATTAACTTGCCATTTTTTGGCCCGTTTGACTTTGGCTATTTAAGTATCCCAATTACGATCATTTGGATCATTGGTATTACAAATGCTATCAATCTCATTGACGGATTGGATGGACTGGCGGCGGGCGTTTCTACGATTGCCCTTATTTCCATCACGGTCATGGCGATGATCATGGGCGAAATGTTTGTTGTAGCTACAGCTGCCATTTTGGCTGCAAGCTCACTTGGCTTCTTGTTCTACAATTTCCATCCGGCGAAAATATTCATGGGGGATACGGGATCTTTATTCCTCGGGTATATGATCTCGGTGTTGGCGTTGTTAGGGTATAAAAATGTCGCGATGATTTCTCTTATCATCCCGATCATCATCCTCGGCGTTCCGATTTCAGATACATTCTTTGCAATCATTCGCCGTGTGCGGATGAAGCAGCCGATTTCAGCACCGGACAAATCGCACTTGCATCACTGCTTGTTGCGTGCTGGGTTCTCTCACCGGCAGACCGTCCTGATCATCTATGGACTGGCTATCCTCTTCGGTGTAGCAGCAGTGCTATTCTCGCAAGCAACTGTATGGGGCGCCATCGTACTGATTGCCGTCATGCTCATTGCAATCGAGCTGTTCGTCGAAATCATCGGTCTCGCGGGAACGAATTACAGGCCATTATTGAACTTAGTTCGTATGATTGGAAAATAA
- a CDS encoding glucosamine-6-phosphate deaminase, translating to MEKVNLIQVESPEKGAERFFKLIKEELEHDRLHVLGLATGSTMIPVYKRLTESELDFSDVTTFNLDEYVGLPASSPNSYAYFMKEHLFNKKTFKETNIPDGMAEDLEEECRRYEQALQDAKLDIQLLGVGENGHIAFNEPGTPKDSVTHVAKLTESTLGVNSQYFENDEKIPNTALTMGVASIMSAKKLVLLAFGEKKRPAITKVLEGKIDPDWTITYLLEHEDVTIITDLEI from the coding sequence ATGGAAAAAGTAAACCTTATTCAAGTTGAAAGCCCTGAAAAAGGAGCTGAACGCTTTTTTAAGTTGATAAAAGAAGAGCTTGAGCATGATCGACTTCATGTGCTTGGATTGGCAACAGGAAGTACGATGATTCCCGTATACAAAAGATTGACGGAATCGGAACTGGATTTTTCGGATGTGACAACATTCAACCTCGATGAATATGTCGGCTTGCCTGCATCCAGTCCGAATAGCTATGCATATTTCATGAAAGAGCATTTATTCAATAAAAAAACATTCAAAGAAACGAATATACCGGACGGCATGGCAGAGGATCTGGAGGAAGAATGCAGACGCTACGAGCAAGCGTTGCAAGACGCAAAACTCGACATTCAATTACTAGGCGTCGGCGAAAACGGTCATATCGCGTTCAATGAACCGGGTACTCCGAAAGATTCCGTCACACACGTCGCAAAATTGACAGAATCGACACTCGGCGTGAACAGCCAATACTTTGAAAACGACGAGAAGATTCCTAACACTGCATTGACGATGGGAGTGGCCTCCATCATGAGCGCCAAAAAATTAGTCCTACTTGCATTCGGCGAGAAAAAACGCCCAGCCATTACAAAAGTGCTGGAAGGCAAAATCGATCCCGACTGGACGATCACATATCTCCTTGAACACGAAGACGTTACAATTATTACAGACTTGGAAATTTAA
- a CDS encoding GGDEF and EAL domain-containing protein, with product MNRSQEELNMILEELQKKQEFIFTQAKQSDLSRQSIVPVLEELCIRISKIMACDRVSIWLFNENRTSLTAQNIFNRTRSSHTSGEVINAEELPSYFEAVQQDRILAISDVSTDLATKELTQHPSYNDGEVKSLIDASIILSKGIGGVVCCESTRLRNWGYLDRVLAASIADMLSYIFDRLERIEVEEHVNKLAYTDLLTGLDNQYSFTEKVMKQVQAFEEGRRGVFVYLVMDQYTDMQGVIGPDGADEMLKITANRLKSFLPYPAQIARLAFDHFVIFSPYEGELECELVRIERIINRLKRPMHLSGQEVYTTFSYGASIYPEHATNVKYGIQAAYMALQSGKEASIRKSGNLYNPDMHTYLKETMLSEMNLRRGLDLNEFKLHYQPQVICRTGEVSGFEALIRWQHPERGLIFPGEFIELAESTGLITPIGEWVIKQAVNQIRDWKEQGLKNATVSVNLSPRHFLHHNLPSYLDQCVKEANVKPKSITLEITENVAMEDTDAVASRIHLLKEMGYSVSIDDFGKGYSAFIYLQHFPIQQIKIDRQFINGLGNDPKSSGIVQTIIHLAEMLGLQTIGEGVETKQQWEILKEFGCSELQGFYFSRPVPVDEINEMIHKYGRGGKLLLPSAFQ from the coding sequence ATGAATCGTTCTCAAGAAGAACTCAATATGATCTTGGAGGAGCTCCAAAAGAAACAAGAATTCATATTTACCCAGGCGAAGCAATCGGACCTTTCACGACAATCGATTGTCCCTGTCTTAGAAGAACTATGCATCCGCATATCAAAAATAATGGCGTGCGATCGAGTGAGCATTTGGTTGTTCAATGAAAATCGAACGAGCTTGACTGCACAGAACATATTCAATAGAACCAGATCCTCCCATACATCCGGAGAAGTGATCAATGCCGAAGAGTTGCCGTCTTATTTCGAAGCGGTTCAACAAGATCGGATTTTAGCGATATCTGACGTTTCAACGGACTTGGCGACGAAAGAATTGACGCAGCATCCTTCTTACAATGATGGGGAAGTGAAATCGCTCATTGATGCTTCAATCATCTTAAGCAAGGGGATTGGCGGAGTTGTCTGCTGTGAATCAACCCGATTGCGAAATTGGGGATATCTTGACAGAGTCCTTGCAGCATCAATCGCAGATATGCTTTCCTATATTTTCGACCGGCTTGAACGCATTGAAGTGGAGGAACATGTCAATAAGCTTGCCTACACCGACCTATTGACCGGCCTCGACAACCAGTATTCATTCACTGAAAAGGTGATGAAGCAAGTTCAAGCGTTTGAGGAGGGGCGGCGGGGCGTCTTCGTGTACCTTGTCATGGATCAATACACCGATATGCAAGGCGTAATTGGGCCTGACGGAGCCGACGAAATGCTAAAAATTACAGCAAACCGATTGAAGAGTTTTCTACCGTATCCTGCCCAAATCGCTCGATTGGCATTCGATCATTTCGTCATTTTTTCCCCATATGAAGGCGAATTGGAGTGTGAACTGGTTAGAATCGAGCGGATCATTAATCGGCTGAAGCGTCCGATGCACCTAAGCGGGCAGGAAGTGTATACGACGTTCAGCTATGGGGCTTCCATCTATCCCGAGCATGCAACGAATGTAAAATATGGAATTCAGGCGGCTTATATGGCGTTGCAATCAGGAAAAGAGGCATCCATCCGGAAGAGTGGCAACCTTTATAATCCCGACATGCATACATACTTGAAGGAGACAATGCTCTCGGAAATGAACTTGCGAAGGGGCCTCGATTTGAATGAATTCAAATTGCACTATCAGCCGCAAGTGATCTGCCGGACGGGAGAAGTGAGCGGCTTTGAAGCGCTGATCCGGTGGCAGCATCCGGAGCGTGGCCTCATTTTCCCAGGAGAGTTTATTGAGCTCGCCGAGTCGACCGGACTTATCACTCCGATCGGAGAATGGGTCATTAAGCAAGCGGTCAACCAAATCCGTGACTGGAAGGAGCAAGGATTGAAAAATGCAACGGTGTCAGTGAATTTGTCACCAAGGCATTTCCTTCATCATAATCTCCCGTCCTATTTGGATCAATGCGTCAAAGAAGCGAACGTCAAACCGAAAAGCATCACGCTGGAAATTACGGAAAACGTTGCAATGGAAGATACGGATGCCGTCGCCAGCAGGATTCATCTGTTAAAAGAGATGGGTTACTCCGTTTCCATCGATGATTTCGGGAAAGGGTATTCCGCATTCATTTACTTGCAACATTTCCCGATCCAACAAATAAAAATCGATCGACAGTTCATCAACGGGCTAGGCAATGACCCGAAAAGCTCCGGTATCGTCCAGACGATCATCCATCTCGCAGAAATGCTCGGATTGCAAACAATCGGTGAAGGGGTCGAAACGAAGCAGCAATGGGAGATTTTAAAAGAGTTTGGCTGCTCCGAGCTGCAAGGATTTTATTTCAGCAGACCGGTTCCTGTAGATGAAATCAATGAAATGATTCACAAATATGGCAGAGGCGGGAAACTGCTTCTCCCATCTGCATTCCAATAA
- a CDS encoding accessory Sec system S-layer assembly protein, giving the protein MKLFNLFKKTEKTGGDSTVDSEEILEGSAQSNGTDEVETTLSLHPEWTLSQEQEYVFRFLANELEPLKPNQISLSGIDIDVEPANGSWLVKSFFRSSLEQSISVGSVELMLLDAEGKTLASQEFDLKELGDIPGKSARPWVFVFTKENIFAEEPPAENWKLAFNVQSMVPHKLELEQAWEDGLTAEQKEALEKVVENMPKLKPREVNFAGFQVKKQEDGSIAASIFIRNGHSKQINIEKLPLELVDATGEIVARGSFDLAPLSVKANTSKPWTFIYPKEMVQKENPDFSRWTIRVPQ; this is encoded by the coding sequence ATGAAACTTTTCAACTTATTTAAGAAAACCGAAAAAACGGGTGGAGACAGCACGGTTGATTCCGAAGAAATTCTAGAAGGCAGTGCACAGTCTAACGGTACGGATGAAGTCGAAACAACGCTTTCACTTCATCCCGAGTGGACACTTTCGCAAGAGCAGGAATACGTTTTCCGCTTCCTTGCAAATGAATTGGAACCTTTGAAGCCGAACCAGATTTCCCTATCCGGAATCGACATCGATGTCGAACCGGCAAATGGCAGCTGGCTCGTCAAATCATTTTTCCGTTCATCATTGGAGCAGTCGATTTCTGTCGGCTCTGTCGAGTTGATGTTGCTTGATGCGGAAGGCAAAACGCTTGCATCACAGGAATTCGACCTAAAGGAATTAGGCGACATCCCTGGAAAAAGCGCACGCCCATGGGTCTTCGTTTTCACGAAAGAGAACATCTTTGCTGAAGAGCCGCCTGCGGAAAACTGGAAGCTTGCTTTCAACGTCCAATCGATGGTGCCTCATAAGCTTGAACTTGAACAGGCTTGGGAAGACGGCTTGACTGCCGAGCAAAAAGAGGCGCTTGAAAAAGTCGTTGAAAACATGCCGAAGCTGAAGCCGCGTGAAGTGAACTTCGCCGGTTTCCAAGTGAAGAAGCAGGAAGACGGAAGCATTGCAGCATCCATCTTCATCCGCAACGGCCACTCGAAGCAAATCAATATCGAAAAGCTTCCATTGGAACTAGTCGATGCGACAGGTGAAATCGTCGCACGAGGCTCATTCGATCTTGCTCCGCTTTCCGTCAAAGCGAACACATCGAAGCCATGGACGTTCATTTATCCGAAAGAAATGGTCCAAAAAGAAAATCCAGATTTCTCACGCTGGACAATCCGTGTACCACAATAA
- a CDS encoding cytochrome c oxidase subunit II, translated as MHLHKYEKIWLTFGLGSLALFLLIIGFAAFWKGTHPMSHIETINPQNVEAHESFKPENLGLREVAEGKYTVNIVASAFNYDFGMDADGKAVKKIRIPKGSTVLFQITTKDVVHGFQVAGTNVNMMVEPGHVSRLETVMKNTGEFTVVCNEYCGIGHHQMFATVEVYE; from the coding sequence ATGCATTTGCATAAATACGAAAAGATCTGGCTTACGTTCGGATTGGGATCTCTCGCACTCTTTCTATTAATTATCGGTTTCGCAGCTTTCTGGAAAGGGACACATCCAATGAGCCATATCGAAACGATCAATCCGCAAAATGTCGAGGCGCATGAATCTTTCAAACCGGAAAACCTCGGCCTTCGTGAAGTGGCTGAAGGAAAATATACCGTCAACATCGTCGCTTCAGCTTTCAACTACGATTTCGGCATGGATGCGGACGGAAAGGCTGTTAAAAAGATCCGCATACCAAAAGGTTCCACTGTTTTATTCCAGATCACTACTAAGGACGTCGTGCACGGCTTTCAAGTTGCAGGCACGAATGTCAACATGATGGTCGAGCCGGGGCATGTGAGCAGGCTTGAAACGGTCATGAAAAACACAGGTGAATTCACAGTCGTCTGCAATGAGTATTGCGGAATCGGCCACCATCAAATGTTTGCAACTGTGGAGGTGTATGAATAA
- a CDS encoding SCP2 sterol-binding domain-containing protein, with the protein MDLEKMTMDSIWNEIDARLSANKGPIEGMNASYSFDLSGEDGGMYGLKFSDGEAETFRGDPGEVDCALKMSVGDFKKLLDGNLNSTAAFMMGKLKVKGNIGLALKLENLLKQYTF; encoded by the coding sequence ATGGATTTGGAAAAGATGACAATGGATTCGATTTGGAATGAAATTGATGCGCGGCTGAGCGCTAATAAAGGACCTATCGAGGGGATGAACGCATCGTATTCATTCGATTTGTCCGGTGAAGACGGCGGCATGTACGGATTGAAGTTTTCAGACGGCGAGGCGGAAACGTTTCGTGGCGACCCTGGCGAAGTCGATTGCGCATTGAAGATGAGTGTCGGCGATTTTAAAAAATTGCTCGACGGCAACTTGAATTCCACGGCCGCTTTCATGATGGGGAAACTGAAAGTGAAAGGCAACATCGGGCTTGCATTGAAGCTGGAGAATTTATTGAAGCAGTACACGTTTTGA